One window from the genome of Deinococcus sp. NW-56 encodes:
- a CDS encoding VWA domain-containing protein encodes MSHSDFAQLPFDLAEFADNPEPRCPVLLLLDNSGSMQGNKIQQLNEGLMHFRDDLANDALAAARCEVAIVSFGPVREVMDFTSAEHFVPPQLKAEQDTPLGAAVLRGLEMLKRRKEAIRQGGVGLYRPWVFLITDGAPTDNWQQAAQEIKRGQENKAFAFFAVGVQGANMDLLRQLSHTDPLMLDGVKFRELFQWLSASLKSVSQSTPGDKVTLASPKGWAEV; translated from the coding sequence ATGTCGCACAGCGATTTTGCGCAGCTTCCCTTCGACCTGGCCGAATTCGCGGACAACCCGGAACCCCGTTGCCCGGTGCTCTTGCTGCTGGACAACAGCGGGAGCATGCAGGGCAACAAAATTCAGCAGTTGAACGAAGGATTGATGCACTTTCGGGACGATCTGGCGAACGATGCGTTGGCGGCGGCCCGGTGTGAAGTGGCCATCGTCAGCTTCGGCCCGGTGCGTGAGGTCATGGATTTCACCTCGGCGGAGCACTTCGTCCCGCCCCAGTTGAAAGCGGAGCAGGACACCCCACTCGGTGCGGCCGTGCTGCGGGGACTGGAGATGCTCAAGCGCCGCAAGGAGGCCATCCGGCAGGGAGGCGTGGGGCTGTACCGCCCGTGGGTCTTCCTGATCACGGACGGGGCACCGACGGACAACTGGCAGCAGGCGGCGCAGGAGATCAAGCGCGGGCAGGAGAACAAGGCCTTCGCCTTCTTCGCGGTGGGCGTGCAGGGGGCCAACATGGACCTGTTGCGTCAGCTGTCTCATACGGACCCGCTAATGCTGGACGGGGTGAAGTTCCGTGAACTGTTCCAGTGGCTGTCGGCCAGTCTCAAGAGCGTGTCCCAGAGCACGCCGGGGGACAAGGTCACCCTGGCCAGCCCCAAGGGTTGGGCTGAGGTCTAA